The following are encoded together in the Glycine max cultivar Williams 82 chromosome 8, Glycine_max_v4.0, whole genome shotgun sequence genome:
- the LOC100801436 gene encoding TSL-kinase interacting protein 1 has product MTTGRSLDRKVVKASGKCNPKTGFIGVRNSPKRTNKLDQKARGCGQELTDKENQYFPFKEHMRKCPELPNKCTFLTEKREAIELHPGQMLTSAKIKLQLFPINEGTRIGLEKDGHNPYLELTLRGRKKICSILKHLGKKWGSSSIAKGELMLFPYNIMENLSGCRRWTINDSDTTASAVYTAVGSPALFRLKYGWFYMLEPGSFGIPSTPTPDKPDVAGSGNANLEETLCGERDKVRISKEYKATEVGNAASETVSQKVENATVDPMDNEPRISSSLQQPSSPWIDSLSNISIGGLLSEASLFGGLDPKSFAGIQPCDITSDSLDAFIAAAQINNRPVPRLPADDLRTSILDAEETCHAFPLRKLSSPTDVQAACGKDYSAVRSQDVSSNLLKFSNADKVNDQDGASQNPPSGKTQTDLLLSSRPYDDDRSLGLTGINWNDSMGPFDLGMPAQKLNGGDSLSIGGFVK; this is encoded by the exons ATGACAACAGGTAGATCACTAGACAGGAAAGTTGTGAAGGCTTCTGGAAAGTGCAATCCAAAGACAGGATTCATTGGAGTGAGAAATTCGCCCAAAAGAACAAATAAATTGGATCAAAAAGCAAGAG GATGCGGTCAGGAGTTGACTGATAAAGAGAATCAGTATTTTCCATTTAAGGAACATATGAGAAAGTGCCCAGAACTTCCCAACAAGTGTACTTTTCTTACAGAAAAGAGAGAGGCTATTGAACTTCATCCTGGACAAATGCTCACTTCCGCAAAAATCAAGTTACAACTTTTTCCAATTAATGAAGGAACTCGGATAGGACTTGAAAAG gaTGGGCATAATCCTTATTTAGAACTCACACTTAGAGGTCGAAAGAAAATATGTTCAATACTAAAACACCTTGGAAAGAAGTGGGGAAGTTCAAGTATAGCCAAAGGGGAGCTTATGCTTTTTCCATATAATATAATGGAAAATCTATCTGGCTGCAGAAGGTGGACAATTAATGATAGTGACACAACAGCCTCTGCTGTTTATACTGCTGTTGGAAGCCCTGCACTCTTCCGGTTGAA GTATGGCTGGTTCTACATGCTTGAACCCGGGTCTTTTGGTATACCTTCCACACCAACTCCCGATAAGCCTGATGTAGCTGGAAGCGGCAATGCTAATTTAGAGGAGACTTTATGTGGTGAGCGGGACAAGGTTAGGATAAGCAAAGAATACAAAGCAACTGAAGTGGGCAATGCAGCAAGTGAAACTGTGTCTCAGAAAGTAGAAAACGCAACTGTTGATCCTATG GATAATGAGCCAAGAATAAGTAGTAGCCTTCAACAGCCATCATCTCCATGGATTGATAGTCTAAGCAATATAAGCATTGGGGGCCTCCTGTCTGAAGCGTCATTATTTGGCGGGCTTGATCCAAAATCATTTGCTGGCATACAGCCATGTGATATAACTTCTGATTCATTGGATGCTTTTATTGCTGCTGCTCAAATTAATAATCGCCCAGTTCCAAGACTGCCTGCTGATGACTTGCGCACATCTATTTTAGATGCTGAAGAAACATGCCATGCATTTCCTCTTCGAAAGTTATCTTCCCCAACAGATGTGCAGGCAGCTTGTGGCAAGGATTATTCTGCAGTGCGCAGTCAGGATGTTTCTTCAAACTTATTAAAGTTTTCAAATGCAGACAAG GTCAATGATCAAGATGGAGCTTCACAAAATCCTCCATCCGGGAAGACTCAGACAGACTTGTTACTTTCTTCACGCCCATATGATGATGATAGAAGTCTTGGGTTAACAGGCATCAATTGG AATGATTCTATGGGACCTTTTGATCTTGGCATGCCGGCTCAGAAGCTTAATGGTGGAGACAGTCTTAGTATTGGTGGATTTGTTAAATAA
- the LOC100801969 gene encoding crossover junction endonuclease EME1B isoform X1 encodes MDPIVLSDEEDPSTPFPLRPKKRRTEPDPNPNPNRTVFVIDDDPTPHKSATPSIVPETPMSALFDSEIAIVKCTMLSDPAVMVSPKKFSAPSGISQMICLESDNESENCGISTRNENEARDSRWISNSGGSGRSPGICLESDNELENCGMDKPVENEPRDARWTSNLMGSGSSPRICLESDNELENCGMGERDENAPRDSRWTSNSMGFGSSTERHISGGNATQTEMPGDDLSNPTSSQGKFAMKSIVAEIDAKAVESGSIGGHLLTRFAEKGLTYHITSNLVAGSILWSMKVPEHISQLSTERIEIPYVLLIYEAGKFCNLVMNDSLFDQLSSIQSLYPAYTVCYLTNRLLAYINKKEQEKYKNPENSSCWRRPPVEEVLAKLTTNFNKVHSRQCLDEAELAEHVVSLTCSLASCQFRKKKKKKI; translated from the exons ATGGACCCCATCGTCCTCTCCGACGAAGAAGACCCCTCAACGCCGTTCCCGCTCCGTCCCAAGAAACGCCGAACCGAACCGGACCCAAACCCAAACCCAAACCGCACCGTCTTCGTCATCGACGATGACCCAACCCCTCACAAATCCGCCACACCTTCTATCGTTCCCGAGACTCCAATGTCCGCGCTTTTCGATTCCGAGATTGCAATCGTTAAATGCACAATGCTTTCCGATCCCGCCGTTATGGTTTCCCCTAAAAAATTCTCCG CCCCTTCAGGGATTAGTCAAATGATATGTTTGGAATCGGATAACGAGTCGGAAAATTGTGGAATAAGCACACGGAACGAAAATGAAGCAAGAGATTCTAGATGGATTTCGAATTCAGGGGGGTCTGGAAGGTCTCCTGGTATATGCTTGGAATCAGATAACGAGTTAGAAAATTGTGGAATGGACAAACCGGTTGAGAATGAACCAAGAGATGCAAGATGGACTTCAAATTTGATGGGGTCTGGAAGTTCTCCTCGTATTTGTTTGGAATCAGATAACGAGTTAGAAAATTGTGGAATGGGTGAGCGGGATGAGAATGCACCAAGAGATTCAAGATGGACTTCAAACTCAATGGGGTTTGGAAGTTCTACTG AGAGGCATATTTCAGGGGGAAATGCTACTCAAACTGAAATGCCTGGGGATGACCTTTCAAATCCAACCTCTTCACAAGGGAAGTTTGCAATGAAATCTATTGTGGCAGAAATTGATGCAAAGGCGGTTGAATCAGGTTCAATTGGAG GGCATCTGCTTACTAGGTTTGCTGAAAAAGGGCTTACATACCATATTACATCAAATCTAGTCGCAGGGTCAATTTTGTGGTCTATGAAAGTTCCAGAACATATTTCACAG CTTTCTACTGAAAGAATTGAGATTCCATATGTCTTGCTCATTTATGAGGCTGGCAAATTTTGTAACCTTGTCATGAATGATTCTCTTTTTGATCAACTCTCTAGCATTCAAAGTCTTTATCCAGCATATACAGTTTGTTACCTCACCAATAGGTTATTGgcttatattaataaaaa GGAACAGGAAAAATATAAGAACCCCGAGAACAGTAGTTGTTGGAGACGTCCACCTGTAGAGGAG GTTCTGGCAAAACTAACAACTAATTTCAACAAAGTACACTCCAGGCAGTGTTTAGACGAGGCTGAGCTGGCTGAACATGTTGTCAGTTTGACATGTAGCCTAGCATCTTGTCAGTTTAG aaagaaaaaaaaaaaaaaaatttaa
- the LOC100801969 gene encoding crossover junction endonuclease EME1B isoform X2, which translates to MDPIVLSDEEDPSTPFPLRPKKRRTEPDPNPNPNRTVFVIDDDPTPHKSATPSIVPETPMSALFDSEIAIVKCTMLSDPAVMVSPKKFSAPSGISQMICLESDNESENCGISTRNENEARDSRWISNSGGSGRSPGICLESDNELENCGMDKPVENEPRDARWTSNLMGSGSSPRICLESDNELENCGMGERDENAPRDSRWTSNSMGFGSSTGGNATQTEMPGDDLSNPTSSQGKFAMKSIVAEIDAKAVESGSIGGHLLTRFAEKGLTYHITSNLVAGSILWSMKVPEHISQLSTERIEIPYVLLIYEAGKFCNLVMNDSLFDQLSSIQSLYPAYTVCYLTNRLLAYINKKEQEKYKNPENSSCWRRPPVEEVLAKLTTNFNKVHSRQCLDEAELAEHVVSLTCSLASCQFRKKKKKKI; encoded by the exons ATGGACCCCATCGTCCTCTCCGACGAAGAAGACCCCTCAACGCCGTTCCCGCTCCGTCCCAAGAAACGCCGAACCGAACCGGACCCAAACCCAAACCCAAACCGCACCGTCTTCGTCATCGACGATGACCCAACCCCTCACAAATCCGCCACACCTTCTATCGTTCCCGAGACTCCAATGTCCGCGCTTTTCGATTCCGAGATTGCAATCGTTAAATGCACAATGCTTTCCGATCCCGCCGTTATGGTTTCCCCTAAAAAATTCTCCG CCCCTTCAGGGATTAGTCAAATGATATGTTTGGAATCGGATAACGAGTCGGAAAATTGTGGAATAAGCACACGGAACGAAAATGAAGCAAGAGATTCTAGATGGATTTCGAATTCAGGGGGGTCTGGAAGGTCTCCTGGTATATGCTTGGAATCAGATAACGAGTTAGAAAATTGTGGAATGGACAAACCGGTTGAGAATGAACCAAGAGATGCAAGATGGACTTCAAATTTGATGGGGTCTGGAAGTTCTCCTCGTATTTGTTTGGAATCAGATAACGAGTTAGAAAATTGTGGAATGGGTGAGCGGGATGAGAATGCACCAAGAGATTCAAGATGGACTTCAAACTCAATGGGGTTTGGAAGTTCTACTG GGGGAAATGCTACTCAAACTGAAATGCCTGGGGATGACCTTTCAAATCCAACCTCTTCACAAGGGAAGTTTGCAATGAAATCTATTGTGGCAGAAATTGATGCAAAGGCGGTTGAATCAGGTTCAATTGGAG GGCATCTGCTTACTAGGTTTGCTGAAAAAGGGCTTACATACCATATTACATCAAATCTAGTCGCAGGGTCAATTTTGTGGTCTATGAAAGTTCCAGAACATATTTCACAG CTTTCTACTGAAAGAATTGAGATTCCATATGTCTTGCTCATTTATGAGGCTGGCAAATTTTGTAACCTTGTCATGAATGATTCTCTTTTTGATCAACTCTCTAGCATTCAAAGTCTTTATCCAGCATATACAGTTTGTTACCTCACCAATAGGTTATTGgcttatattaataaaaa GGAACAGGAAAAATATAAGAACCCCGAGAACAGTAGTTGTTGGAGACGTCCACCTGTAGAGGAG GTTCTGGCAAAACTAACAACTAATTTCAACAAAGTACACTCCAGGCAGTGTTTAGACGAGGCTGAGCTGGCTGAACATGTTGTCAGTTTGACATGTAGCCTAGCATCTTGTCAGTTTAG aaagaaaaaaaaaaaaaaaatttaa